In the genome of Dermacentor silvarum isolate Dsil-2018 chromosome 1, BIME_Dsil_1.4, whole genome shotgun sequence, one region contains:
- the LOC119460774 gene encoding delta-1-pyrroline-5-carboxylate synthase — MWLRASARGLAYSSRAGLEPQQRAAVGRRPAAYRSELAAARRVVVKLGTAVLTREDECGLALGRLASIVEQVSQLHNEGREMLVVTSGAVAFGRLRLNREMRMSMSMRETLALRGERSSRLAAEEAQNPKKRAAAAVGQSGLMALYDAMFSQYGVNIAQVLVTRPDFYNPESRHWLRKTLLELISLNIIPIINTNDAVTSPQLEEQAHSDEVGLNDNDSLAAHLAVQADADLLLMMSDVEGIFTHPPNQDGAKLLHTYNPAFNGTIKFGSKSKAGLGGMESKIKAASWALERGVSVVIGSGFEEMAITRIVQGKRVGTFFTEHRSKTIPLESLAADARKASRTLESLTAAQRSQAVMAMASVLEERAPVIMEANQRDLTTAREQGLSAPMLARLTLTQAKLSSLADGLRTIANMSPNVLGRVVRRTRLAEGMELSQVTVPIGVLLVIFEARPDCLPQVAALAVATANGLLLKGGREAAHTNRCLWELLQECLKPYGVADALALVSTREDVDELLQLEGYIDLVIPRGSNQLVREIQRKSRGIPVLGHSDGICHVYVDREADPRKAMRIVVDSKCDYPAACNAMETLLVHRDHVDGGLLSELCSSLKTRGVSLYSGPRLAQLLTFGPPPAPSMRIEYSGLECAVEVVDSVEEALEHINTHGSSHTDTIVTENKDNAERFLQGADSACVFHNCSTRFADGYRFGLGAEVGISTGRIHARGPVGMEGLLTTKWLLRGSGNVVQDFGDSGSSTYLHEQLPAS, encoded by the exons ATGTGGCTTCGAGCGAGCGCCCGTGGCCTGGCCTACAGCAGCCGTGCCGGGCTGGAGCCACAGCAGCGAGCCGCGGTCGGTCGGAGGCCGGCGGCGTACCGCAGCGAGCTGGCGGCCGCGCGACGTGTGGTGGTCAAGCTCGGCACCGCAGTGCTGACGCGCGAGGACGAGTGCGGCCTGGCGCTGGGCCGGCTCGCCTCCATCGTGGAGCAGGTGTCGCAGCTCCACAACGAGGGCCGCGAGATGCTCGTGGTGACCAGCGGCGCCGTGGCGTTCGGAAGGCTGCGGCTCAACCGCGAGATGCGCATGTCCATGTCGATGCGCGAGACACTGGCTCTGCGTGGTGAGAGGAGCTCGAGGCTAGCCGCCGAGGAGGCGCAAAACCCCAAGAAGCGGGCCGCAGCTGCCGTAGGTCAGAGCGGGCTGATGGCTCTCTACGACGCCATGTTCAGCCAATACGGAGTCAACATCGCCCAGGTGCTAGTCACCCGGCCAGACTTCTACAACCCGGAGAGCAGGCactggctgcgtaagacgctgctGGAGCTCATCAGCCTTAACATCATACCCATCATCAACACCAACGACGCTGTGACCTCGCCGCAGCTCGAGGAACAG GCACATAGCGACGAAGTGGGTCTGAACGACAACGACAGCCTTGCGGCCCACCTGGCCGTCCAGGCAGATGCCGACCTACTGCTCATGATGTCTGACGTGGAAGGAATCTTCACACACCCTCCGAATCAGGACGGTGCAAAACTTCTACACACTTACAACCCTGCCTTCAATGGGACCATCAAGTTCGGGTCCAAATCTAAGGCAGGCCTCGGAGGCATGGAGTCCAAA aTCAAGGCAGCTTCGTGGGCGCTCGAACGCGGCGTGTCCGTGGTTATTGGCAGTGGCTTCGAGGAAATGGCGATCACGCGCATCGTGCAAGGCAAGCGCGTGGGCACTTTCTTCACCGAGCACCGCTCCAAGACGATCCCCCTTGAGTCGCTGGCcgccgacgcacgaaaggccagcCGCACACTGGAGTCCTTGACAGCGGCGCAGCGCTCACAGGCCGTGATGGCCATGGCTAGTGTGCTGGAAGAGCGCGCGCCAGTCATAATGGAAGCCAACCAGCGCGACTTAACCACAGCGCGGGAGCAGGGCCTCAGTGCACCTATGCTGGCGCGCCTGACCCTGACACAAGCCAAACTGTCTTCGCTGGCTGACGGACTGCGCACTATCGCAAACATGTCGCCTAATGTGCTGGGCCGCGTAGTACGTAGGACGCGCCTGGCTGAAGGCATGGAACTGAGCCAGGTGACGGTGCCCATCGGCGTTCTGCTCGTCATTTTTGAGGCTCGCCCGGACTGCTTGCCGCAGGTGGCCGCGCTTGCGGTGGCAACAGCCAACGGACTTTTGCTAAAGGGTGGTCGTGAAGCCGCTCATACAAACCGCTGTCTCTGGGAGCTCCTGCAGGAGTGTTTGAAGCCGTACGGCGTTGCCGACGCTCTCGCCCTCGTCAGCACGCGTGAAGACGTAGACGAACTGCTTCAGCTCGAGGGGTACATCGACTTGGTTATACCCAGGGGCTCAAACCAGTTGGTGCGCGAAATTCAGCGTAAAAGTCGTGGCATTCCCGTTCTAGGTCACAGCGACGGCATCTGTCACGTATACGTGGACCGAGAAGCGGACCCGCGAAAGGCCATGCGTATTGTGGTGGACTCCAAGTGCGACTACCCGGCAGCCTGCAATGCCATGGAAACCTTGCTGGTGCACCGCGACCACGTGGACGGCGGCTTGCTCTCGGAGCTGTGCTCTTCACTCAAGACGCGTGGTGTGAGCTTGTACTCGGGCCCTCGGTTAGCGCAACTGCTCACCTTCGGGCCACCGCCGGCACCCTCCATGCGCATCGAATACAGCGGGCTCGAGTGTGCCGTCGAGGTGGTCGACTCTGTCGAAGAGGCTCTCGAGCACATCAACACGCACGGCAGCTCTCACACAGACACAATCGTCACGGAGAACA AGGATAATGCAGAGCGGTTTCTTCAGGGAGCAGACAGTGCCTGTGTCTTCCACAACTGCAGCACGCGGTTCGCTGACGGCTATCGCTTCGGGCTAG GTGccgaggtgggcatcagcacggGTCGTATCCACGCCAGGGGACCCGTGGGCATGGAGGGACTGCTTACCACCAAGTGGTTGCTCAGGGGGAGCGGGAACGTGGTCCAGGACTTCGGGGACTCGGGCTCCTCGACCTACCTGCACGAGCAGCTTCCCGCGTCCTGA
- the LOC119460849 gene encoding 60S ribosomal protein L26: protein MAKLNRLVSSSRRKNRKRHFNAPSHIRRKIMSSPLSKDLRQKYNVRSMPIRKDDEVQVVRGHHKSQQVGKVVQVYRKKYVIYIERIQREKANGASVYVGIHPSKVVIVKLKMDKDRKKILERRARGRQLKDKGKGKHTEESVAMET from the exons ATGGCCAAGCTCAACCGATTGGTGTCCTCTTCGCGGAGGAAGAACAGGAAAAGGCACTTCAATGCTCCATCACACATTCGGCGAAAGATCATGAGCTCACCGCTGTCGAAGGATCTTCGGCAGAAGTACAATGTGCGCAGCATGCCCATCAGGAAAGACGACGAAGTTCAG GTGGTACGTGGACACCACAAGAGTCAGCAGGTGGGAAAGGTGGTGCAGGTCTACCGCAAGAAGTATGTGATCTACATTGAGCGGATTCAGCGAGAGAAGGCCAACGGTGCATCTGTCTACGTGGGCATTCACCCCTCCAAGGTGGTGATTGTCAAGCTGAAGATGGACAAGGATCGCAAGAAGATCCTCGAAAGGCGTGCACGAGGCCGCCAACTCAAGGACAAGGGCAAGGGAAAGCACACAGAGGAGAGTGTGGCCATGGAGACATAA
- the LOC119460824 gene encoding synaptobrevin homolog YKT6 — translation MVKLFHIAVLYKHPTKGVILKCASDVSSFSFFQRSSVVEFLKFSSQIIVSRSCAATRSSVREREYMCHVYVRSDSLAGVVVSDHEYPSRVAHTLLNKVLDDFASKIPAHTWSSLVESTCQYQGLEAYLAKYQVPTEADAMTKIQADLDETKIILHNTIEAVLERGEKLDDLVAKSEDLSMQSKTFYKTARKTNQCCTIL, via the exons ATGGTCAAGTTATTTCACATAGCCGTGTTGTATAAGCACCCAACGAAAGGCGTCATATTAAAATGCGCGAGCGATGTATCGTCGTTCAGCTTCTTCCAGCGATCGAG CGTTGTGGAATTTCTCAAGTTTTCCAGTCAAATCATAGTGTCTCGAAGCTGTGCGGCGACTAGGTCTTCTGTACGGGAGCGAG AATACATGTGCCACGTCTACGTTCGCAGTGACAGCTTAGCGGGCGTCGTCGTTTCTGACCACGAATACCCGAGCCGAGTGGCGCACACGTTACTCAACAAG GTACTGGACGATTTTGCGTCGAAAATTCCGGCGCATACGTGGTCTTCTCTAGTAGAAAG CACATGCCAGTACCAGGGCTTGGAGGCGTACCTGGCAAAGTACCAG GTACCCACTGAAGCTGATGCAATGACCAAGATCCAAGCCGACCTGGATGAAACAAAAATCATCCTG CACAATACCATTGAAGCTGTCTTGGAGCGTGGCGAGAAACTGGATGACCTTGTGGCAAAATCTGAAGACCTGAGCATGCAGTCAAAAACATTTTACAAGACA GCCCGCAAGACCAATCAATGCTGCACCATCCTCTGA